From one Triticum aestivum cultivar Chinese Spring chromosome 4B, IWGSC CS RefSeq v2.1, whole genome shotgun sequence genomic stretch:
- the LOC123091098 gene encoding flavin mononucleotide hydrolase 1, chloroplatic: MVSLLSRAPSLASLGKPTARASTSSLRLPAMSSSAPAPAATAAAEPEASRPRKTPVLLFDVMDTVVRDPFYHHIPSFFQMSMKELLESKHPTSWSEFEMGLINEGQLAEKFFNDGRSFDLEGLKACMVRAYEYVDGVEDILCSLKQNNYEVHAFTNYPVWYQLIEEKLKLSKYLSWTFCSCHVGIRKPSPDFYLHAVDHLNIDPGNCIFIDDRMVNIEAALSVGMLGLHFKNAESLKNDLCSLGVELAPLVLEDETEVQ, encoded by the exons ATGGTCTCCTTGCTCTCTCGCGCACCCTCCCTTGCCTCCCTCGGCAAACCCACCGcccgcgcctccacctcctcgcTTCGACTGCCAGCCATGTCTtcctccgcccccgcccccgcggccacggcggcggcagagccggAGGCGTCCCGCCCAAGGAAGACGCCGGTGCTCTTATTCGACGTCATGGACACCGTCGTCCGCGACCCCTTCTACCACCACATCCCCTCCTTCTTCCA AATGTCCATGAAGGAACTCCTAGAAAGCAAGCATCCAACATCATGGTCCGAATTTGAGATGGGGCTGATTAATGAG GGCCAGCTGGCCGAAAAATTCTTCAATGATGGCAGATCTTTTGATTTGGAAG GTCTGAAAGCATGCATGGTGAGAGCATACGAGTATGTTGATGGTGTTGAAGATATTCTTTGCAGTTTGAAGCAAAACAACTACGAAGTGCATGCTTTTACAAATTATCCAGTGTG GTACCAGTTGATTGAGGAAAAGTTAAAGCTGTCGAAGTATCTGTCATGGACATTCTGTTCTTGTCACGTTG GAATACGCAAACCTTCACCAGATTTTTACCTTCATGCCGTGGATCATCTCAATATCGATCCAGGAAACTGCATTTTCATTGATGACAG GATGGTAAACATCGAAGCGGCCCTTAGTGTAGGAATGCTCGGTTTGCATTTTAAAAATGCCGAGTCCCTAAAGAATGATTTGTGCTCACTGGGAGTTGAACTGGCACCTCTTGTGCTTGAAGATGAAACTGAAGTTCAGTAA